ATGTGTCAGTGATCAACACCAACACAcgtaataaaattcaatttcgtCCATTGTTCAAATTACTATTAGTGTCAATGCCGTGTTCAGTGTACTTCATTGCTTACTACAAGACACGAAAAAATGATTGTTCACTTTCTTGAGTGAGCAACATAGGAGTAATAAACAATTGAGAAGTTAGAAATACAAAAATCAGGGACAATAGGACTCTAACAATTTGAAGGTGAATagaataatttcaaataaagaaagttaaatcaataaaatcttCTAGCTACAACATTCAGATAACCAAATGCAAAATTTCATGattattattgaattgaatttttgaTTTACATTGATGATTTGAAAATTAccattatttatttgacaatgttGAAGGAAATCGCCAAGCAAAAGATTTGGGACATCCagaatccatttttgtcattcATTTCAGCTCCTGCATTGCATAATCACTTATAAGTCATGAATTCTATTCATCATAGACCAAATTCACAATCACAACTTAAATTGTATTGACATTGAAAAACACAATCTACAAACTTCACCTCATTCAGGAACTTCAGAAACTTTGTATGAGTCTGCAGTTACCTCTGCCAGCCACATTCCAGGAAGTagtgtctacaaaaataaaaaccacaaaaacaacttataaacaCAACTTTTGAGACATGATTCACATCAACAAAAGTACAAACAAATGTTAAACTCCAACAGAGATCACTATATCAATCATTTCATGCAGTATTGTCAATCATAGATCCCATACAATActaatttgttcaaatttatgCTATGCTACAATGCTATAGCAccattattttctatttgacaacactgtacaaacaaaattacatatcgtataacaataacaactctaTTCAAATTCCACTACAACAAAGGTAATCTAAACATAAATCCAAACAATTGCTTAGTGCATATTTGGTTGCACTTTTGGAaaatctaaaatcaattttagaggTGTAGAATTGATTCAGACATGTTTGTGTGCTATTGAACCAAAACCATTCTCCCTCATGAATTGATTCTACCTTGAAGCTAGGAGTTATAGCTTCTAAGTCCAAACGTGatttttatactaaaatttattgttcaactcactTTTGCCTCAAGATATTCAAACATATATcactttacattcaactcacttttaactaaaatcaattctacaaaatccattttagtcaCCGCATAACCAAAGTAGTGCAATAAATCACGCATCCCAAAAAAGTaacagtttgttcaaattccacgACCACCACTTTGTACAAAACACCATATTTCAAaacaataacaatttgttcaaattccgctataTCTATCTATTGGACAGAACACAGtgatttcataaataaaataacaaatatttgataAGTAACTAACATTCAATTGTCTCTGAACAATCCTGGGCCTCTTTTTGGGCCTTCTGGGTGGTCTAGTACCAACCAAAGCCCAAAAATCTTGTTCCACCTCTTCCTTAGAAAGAGAAACAGAAAATTTAACTTTATCATCAAGCATAACCATTTTTTTGTTCTTGACAAGAGAGGAAGGTGAAGATGAGCCAACATCAAAAAACCTTCTCCCTTCATCCCCAATCGGTGCTTTACACGCAGCTCTTCTTGTTCTCAAATTCCAAGGCCTAATATTAGAACCATCATCATCAccattattttcttcaaaaattgaaactttaagCTTTTTTGCAGCAACTTTAAGATCCCCAATGATTCTTTCACGAACGGCGTTAACAGTTTCGTCGGTTTGAGGAATTGGGTTGTTGTTGTTTTGGGGTGAATTGAGTTTTGAAGATTGTTGATTGTGATTGTTAACACATCTGAGTAAGCGTTGTGTTCCCCATTTCAAACATGGTAATGAAAAGTTGTGTAGTGATTTTGATCTTTCTGGTTCCATACTTGTTTTCTTGTTCATTGATTCATTAATGTTTCATCAATGTGTTCAACTTTATTCAATTAcacattttttgttgttttttaagagagaaaatgaagaacaaCAAGAAAAGGtttgagagagaaagagagagagtttCTCAGATCGCTTTAACGTTCGTCTAAATATTTGCTGTTATTTTATTTAggcaaataaaatttatatgaaactaaaaattaaactcattctTTTAACATCACCTAATAAATGCagcaataaatataaatgatttatttgtaAGGTCTAATTtaagataaatattatattgttaGGGTAATTATCTTGTTTTATATTCCAACTCAAGATTTGTAGTTGTTTGTTGAGTTTTAAGCAGTATATATCattctaataaaaatataaattacttcATAATTAATTATGCATGTAGTTACTTTGCATGTaagttaaatatattcaatatattgataaatttttattactttgtttGTAAGGCtatatatgtatttaaattattgtagaGAAAATTAACCTGTATAGATTGATTataaagtttgatgaatgttttttaaatgattagTATGAGAGACATATGAGATAAATGACTATGaatgaccaaaataaaaaataaattaaatttaaaagactatAGATGTAATCTTACAAGAGAAAAAATTGATTACTCATAAAATCTTCTCAGCATTTTGAATCAATGACTCCACACGATAATGAgcggaaaaaaaaaactatattatcCATATAAACCgtttttatactaaaaaattagtttcacgtaaaattcaaaatgaaaatatctaaacaaattatatttcacATAAATAGTTAACATGAtacatcaacaaaaattcaGCAGAGCAAAAATtgctaaatatttaaaaattatggacTAATTTTGGATTTAAAAATGGAAGACGATCAAAATTGTGAACAGAAGGATTTAAATTTGCATTTAAGTTTTCGGTGTTGGTCTTTGAAATTGGAGAGCTCTATCAACATAGTTTTCAAAAGTATCTCTGATATTATTCATTTAGTTATAAATTCTTACTATTtgtaaaattctttaaaaatttatttattagatatcTTCTGTGACTATTACTAATGTAaattaaaaatgcatttattagaTATTTATGACTATTATTAGTGTAAAATTATTATGCATGTTTTTCACGTTGATTCGGCTAAATGAAACATGcagaaaagaaatgaaaaatatgaatttccttTCCATTTTTCAACATTATGAGAAATCGCTGTTCAGTTTGTTGGTCGACGTGTTTTGTGAATTGAGTTGAGTGATTAATCACTTTCACCCAAgaacttaaatatatttgaaaacgTATGCCATCCATAATGCATTcatgaaaatattaaactttaatcagaattaaatttaaaatcacatATAAAACTAGTtgtgatttaaatttaaaatttacacgACGttgcatatttttattttgaatctaTGATCAATCCCACAACTCAACACTATTAGAACCGAACTCTTTTTCAGTCAAACTTAACCCAAGTTCATTAGTCTATCACAATGTAGTATCTATCTACATCGATCATAATTAGAACAATTACATAACCATGCTTAAATGATAGTGTTGCAAATAATGGAAGCTCCTTAAAATCATTTggtatatatatagaaaaatctCAGCAGCTAACATAGCTCAATTAGTCTCCACTGCAAAAGGAGAATTGAAAGAATGCTTATCTTTTTTCACAGAATGGAAGAAAGTTTATCTATACATGACAACTACGGAACTACTCATTTTCGGATAGAATCTATCTCTGGTTTAAGAGAAAACAACTCATAAAGAGATCTCAGTGGAAGTGACTCACTTGCATTATGTATCACAAGAAACGGAAACAGGTCCTGGGGAAGGAAAATTGGATCGGCTATACAAGTATTTTGTGTTTGTTTCCGTATTCGTTGTGTCCCACCGCGTGTTCACTTGAATCTCCAATTTGTTGTTTCGATGAAATCTTACTAAGATGGCATCGGACGGAAGAATAATAATACACTCAACGTGGATTATATACAAACACTTTGTACTTAAAACAAAAAGCAGATTAAGGGCAGCTAGAATTTGTTGATTCATTCTTGATCACCCGGGTATTATACGAGCCACAAGATCCACATTTATGATATAACCAGTGGAAGTGTGAAGTTCCCTTTCGATCACAGTCATGGCAGAGTATGTCCTGCATTGCCATTAGAAAAATGATTGTCACTGCTAAAACTAACACCAAATAGAAATACTTAGCTGGTTCATTTTAGTGACATTGGTCATGACTAATGTGAGTTTATgagaaaaaacaaattatttgcAGGTCATTAAAGTAATTTAATAGGGACCACATAAATATTGAAGAGACAAACAGAAGTAATACCTGATAGCGGTCCCTGTACTCTTCAGGGAGCTGCTCAGCAGCCAACAATGCATCAAGCATACCAAAGTAAACCTGGATAGGTAGAGAAACAGCTAAGTGTTGTATTTATGGCATGAAACTATAAGCATCTCTATTAATCTATTTCCACTTGAAAAGCAGCATCAGTAAATTATGATATGCTGTAGCTTTTTACTTTAATATAAGATTAAACCTGAACCTCCAAAACAATAAGTCACTAAGGAACTGCCTCACCAATTCACAAATTACAAGAAAGGATATAAAGATAGACAAAATTTGACTGTGTCGTTTATCTTTTTGTTTACTTAGACCTGCCTGAAAAAATTTAGGCATTGAAATTTTTAACAGGGCCATCCTAATTACTTCACTTATCTCAAATTCCAATAGTGTGCCAACACATGCATAGAAATGTAGTGGATCAATAAATCCATAGAATTGTATGCCTAGCTAGCAATAATATAGCTTTTAAACTTTAGACTtcatatagaaaaaaataaaagaatttgttCTTACCGCCATATCTCCCAATGACTTGCTGCAGATTGGACAGGTATAGTGACTGCAAGTGTATGCCTAAAACATATTTACAACAAAGCATGAGATTGAATGCAAAACATTCTGTGAGATTACTTTGTTTGAAGGAGaagaatgaaaataaaagagaaattgTTCAACTGCaagattttctttttcttaaaatGGATGTGGCATACCTGAAAACAAGATGAATGCATGTAATGTCCACAAGCTAGAGCTCTGACCGTTGCACTTGATGTGAACAGGTCATCGCAGCAAATTGGGCAGTTCATTTCTAAGCCTTTCTCGAGGCACTTATGAATCACTGATTTTATTCCCACGCAACAATTGCATTTCATACAATGATAGTAATCAACGCCAAGCCCTTGTCCAACACGGCATATATTGCAAAATGGGCAATGGTAAACATTCCTGAGGAAGAATGATGCCAAATTAAATGCCAAAAGGAAcatggaaaaataaattaatgaaactAGAAGAAAATTATGCATATGAAGATAGTAAGAAGAAAGTGAAAGCTGTAATAAGTTAGTAACCTTTTGTCTGGAACTagattatgtttttataaaaaGGAGATATTAGTGAAGGGGTTCGTAGCTCAGATGCCTATGCTTAATATCATGACATGGATTCTGTATTAGCCCTCTTACATaacaaaaagcaaaaaaaaataaacattggTTTTAATACTAATCTTTTGAATTCTAAAGTAAGAACCAAAACTACCTTTCGTCATCAAAAAATTTGCATATATTACAGTAGTACTTTGCCATTGAAAGTCCATTACATGAAGGTGACATGCAAACGGGCCCAACTGGCTGTATAGTCAGGCAGCCCATACACATCATTTCCAATGTTGCTTTTCTGCAATTATCAAGCAGATAATTAGAAATACATACACATCATTATAAAGTTTTAAGAAATCTAAAAATCATTACCTATCCATTGAGTGATCACTTGAATTGTCGTGACAAAATCTGCATGTATAAAACTTGCCACAACAAGCAGCTCGAACTTTGCAATTTCTCTTATAGTGCTCACAACCAAATACTTGTTTCTCTGGGTCTCGAAATGAAGGTAAGCATCCTTCTATTTGTTTATTAGATGATTCCCCAGATTGAGATTTAGGTAACTTCTGTTGAGCGGCTATCCAGCGACTACAATGAACAAATAACAAGTGAAAAAGAGCTTGAAGACAATAGGTTAAACTTCTATCAAATGAACATGCATTTATTACatcataataattatata
This region of Cicer arietinum cultivar CDC Frontier isolate Library 1 chromosome 8, Cicar.CDCFrontier_v2.0, whole genome shotgun sequence genomic DNA includes:
- the LOC101496171 gene encoding uncharacterized protein; its protein translation is MNKKTSMEPERSKSLHNFSLPCLKWGTQRLLRCVNNHNQQSSKLNSPQNNNNPIPQTDETVNAVRERIIGDLKVAAKKLKVSIFEENNGDDDGSNIRPWNLRTRRAACKAPIGDEGRRFFDVGSSSPSSLVKNKKMVMLDDKVKFSVSLSKEEVEQDFWALVGTRPPRRPKKRPRIVQRQLNTLLPGMWLAEVTADSYKVSEVPE